The following proteins are encoded in a genomic region of Streptococcus gwangjuense:
- the trpC gene encoding indole-3-glycerol phosphate synthase TrpC → MSQEFLARILEQKAREVEQMELEEIQPLRQTYRLAEFLKNHQDRLQVISEVKKASPSLGDINLDVDIVQQAQTYEANGAVMISVLTDEVFFKGHLDYLREISSQVNIPTLNKDFIIDEKQIIRARNAGATVILLIVAALSEERLKELYDYATELGLEVLVETHNLAELEVAHRLGAEIIGVNNRNLTTFEVDLQTSVDLAKHFKDDCLYISESAIFTGQDAERVAPYFNGILVGTALMQAEDVAQRIKELQIDKG, encoded by the coding sequence ATGAGTCAGGAATTTTTAGCACGAATTTTGGAGCAGAAGGCGCGTGAGGTTGAGCAGATGGAGCTGGAGGAAATCCAGCCCCTGCGCCAGACCTATCGCTTGGCAGAATTTTTGAAGAATCATCAGGATCGCTTGCAGGTAATCTCTGAAGTCAAGAAAGCTAGCCCTAGTCTGGGAGATATCAATCTAGATGTGGATATTGTGCAACAGGCCCAGACTTATGAAGCGAACGGAGCAGTGATGATTTCCGTTCTGACAGATGAGGTTTTCTTTAAAGGACATTTGGATTATCTACGGGAGATTTCCAGTCAGGTAAACATTCCGACGCTCAACAAGGACTTTATTATCGATGAAAAGCAAATCATTCGAGCTCGCAATGCAGGTGCAACAGTCATCTTGCTCATTGTGGCAGCCTTGTCCGAAGAACGCCTCAAGGAACTTTATGACTATGCGACGGAGCTTGGTCTGGAAGTCTTGGTGGAGACTCATAATCTAGCTGAACTAGAGGTAGCTCACAGACTTGGTGCTGAGATTATCGGGGTCAACAACCGCAACTTGACCACCTTTGAAGTCGACTTGCAGACCAGTGTAGATTTGGCTAAACATTTCAAAGATGATTGCTTGTACATTTCTGAATCTGCTATTTTCACAGGGCAGGATGCGGAACGAGTAGCGCCATACTTTAACGGAATTTTGGTAGGGACAGCTCTCATGCAGGCAGAAGATGTGGCCCAGAGAATCAAGGAGTTGCAGATTGACAAAGGTTAA
- the trpB gene encoding tryptophan synthase subunit beta — protein MAYQEPNKDGFYGKFGGRFVPETLMTAVLELEKAYRESQADPSFQEELNQLLRQYVGRETPLYYAKNLTQHIGGAKIYLKREDLNHTGAHKINNALGQVLLAKRMGKKKIIAETGAGQHGVATATAAALFNMECTIYMGEEDVKRQALNVFRMELLGAKVEAVTDGSRVLKDAVNAALRSWVANIDDTHYILGSALGPHPFPEIVRDFQSVIGREAKQQYRDLTGQDLPDALVACVGGGSNAIGLFHPFVEDESVAMYGAEAAGLGVDTEHHAATLTKGRPGVLHGSLMDVLQDAHGQILEAFSISAGLDYPGIGPEHSHYHDIKRASYVPVTDEEALEGFQLLSRVEGIIPALESSHAIAFAVKLAKELGPDKSMIVCLSGRGDKDVVQVKDRLEADAAKKGEAHA, from the coding sequence ATGGCATATCAAGAACCAAATAAAGATGGATTTTACGGAAAATTCGGTGGACGTTTTGTCCCAGAAACATTGATGACAGCAGTTTTGGAGTTGGAGAAGGCCTACCGTGAAAGTCAGGCAGACCCAAGTTTCCAAGAGGAATTAAACCAACTTTTGCGCCAGTATGTGGGACGTGAAACTCCCCTTTACTACGCAAAAAACTTGACCCAGCATATCGGCGGAGCCAAGATTTATCTTAAACGTGAAGATCTTAACCATACAGGGGCCCACAAGATTAACAATGCCTTGGGACAAGTTCTTCTGGCTAAACGCATGGGTAAAAAGAAAATTATCGCTGAAACAGGTGCTGGTCAGCACGGTGTAGCAACTGCAACAGCTGCGGCCCTCTTTAACATGGAATGTACCATCTATATGGGTGAGGAGGATGTCAAACGCCAAGCCCTCAATGTGTTCCGTATGGAGCTTTTGGGAGCCAAGGTCGAAGCGGTAACAGATGGTTCGCGCGTACTCAAGGATGCGGTCAATGCGGCCCTTCGTTCATGGGTAGCTAATATCGATGATACCCACTATATCCTTGGTTCTGCCTTGGGGCCTCATCCATTCCCAGAAATCGTTCGTGACTTCCAAAGTGTTATTGGTCGAGAAGCTAAACAACAGTACCGTGACTTGACAGGTCAAGATCTGCCAGATGCCCTAGTGGCCTGTGTTGGTGGTGGTTCTAATGCTATCGGGCTCTTCCATCCCTTTGTAGAAGATGAGTCAGTAGCCATGTATGGGGCTGAAGCAGCAGGACTTGGTGTGGATACAGAGCATCACGCAGCGACTTTGACTAAGGGTCGTCCGGGTGTCCTTCACGGTTCCCTCATGGATGTGCTCCAAGATGCTCATGGTCAAATTCTTGAAGCCTTCTCTATCTCAGCAGGTTTGGACTATCCTGGTATCGGTCCAGAACATTCTCACTACCACGATATCAAACGTGCCAGCTATGTCCCTGTGACAGACGAAGAAGCCTTGGAAGGATTTCAACTCTTGTCTCGTGTGGAAGGGATTATCCCAGCCTTGGAATCTAGCCATGCTATCGCTTTTGCGGTGAAATTGGCCAAAGAACTTGGTCCAGACAAGTCCATGATTGTCTGTCTATCAGGTCGTGGGGACAAGGATGTGGTTCAAGTCAAAGACCGCTTGGAAGCAGATGCAGCAAAGAAGGGAGAAGCTCATGCCTAA
- a CDS encoding phosphoribosylanthranilate isomerase, protein MTKVKICGLSTKEAVESAVSAGADYIGFVFAPSKRQVTLDQASELVMLIPADVKKVGVFVSPSRAELLEAIDKVGLDFVQVHGQVGDDLFEDLPCASIQAVQVDGEGNVPNSQADYLLFDAPVAGSGQPFDWGQLDTTGLTQLFFIAGGLNEDNVVKAIQHFTPYAVDVSSGVETDGQKDHEKIRRFIERVKNGISRTK, encoded by the coding sequence TTGACAAAGGTTAAGATTTGTGGACTATCGACCAAAGAAGCGGTAGAGTCAGCCGTATCAGCAGGGGCAGACTACATCGGTTTTGTCTTTGCACCTAGTAAAAGACAGGTGACCTTGGATCAGGCTTCTGAGCTGGTAATGCTTATTCCTGCGGATGTCAAAAAAGTTGGTGTATTTGTTTCACCAAGTCGGGCAGAACTGCTAGAAGCGATTGACAAAGTTGGCTTGGACTTTGTTCAAGTTCACGGTCAGGTAGGGGATGATTTGTTTGAGGATTTGCCTTGTGCTAGCATTCAGGCTGTGCAGGTGGATGGAGAGGGTAATGTGCCCAATTCTCAGGCAGACTATCTACTCTTTGATGCCCCTGTGGCTGGGAGTGGTCAACCCTTTGATTGGGGTCAACTGGATACGACAGGATTAACTCAGCTCTTCTTTATCGCAGGTGGGCTTAATGAAGACAATGTAGTAAAAGCAATTCAACACTTTACTCCCTATGCAGTAGATGTATCAAGCGGAGTGGAGACAGATGGACAAAAAGATCATGAAAAGATTAGAAGATTTATAGAGAGGGTAAAGAATGGCATATCAAGAACCAAATAA